From a region of the Helianthus annuus cultivar XRQ/B chromosome 5, HanXRQr2.0-SUNRISE, whole genome shotgun sequence genome:
- the LOC110878125 gene encoding scopoletin 8-hydroxylase, whose amino-acid sequence MAPSYFNDDNSLLNFVVKEGNGVKGLVDLGLTEVPGRYIQPPDLRINKQEVAGSLENVTIDLSELDGPKHEQVVKAIVHASETLGFFQVVNHGVPLEVLDSLKVTAHQFFGQPAEKKAVYLKEVSPSPLVKYGTSFIPENEKALEWKDFLGMIYTNDADARESWPNDCKEVVLEFIKTSSEMAQKLLQALIGDLGVKLDDSRLQELTGFNLVNLNFYPACPNPDLTVGVGSHSDAGILTVLLQDGIGGLYVKKGDQNALPGNEVWVEIPPMHGALVINVGDSLQILSNGRYKSAEHRVRTTDVESRVSVPRFIAPLPTTRIGPFPELVARDGVARYKEVIYGEYLKNYFEKSLDGKKSLDFASI is encoded by the exons ATGGCTCCCAGCTACTTTAATGATGATAACTCACTCTTGAACTTTGTCGTGAAAGAAGGCAATGGTGTCAAAGGTctggtggacttgggccttactGAGGTACCGGGTCGTTACATCCAACCACCAGACCTCCGAATCAACAAGCAAGAGGTTGCCGGTTCACTCGAAAACGTGACCATTGATCTATCTGAGCTTGATGGTCCCAAGCATGAACAAGTGGTGAAGGCCATTGTCCATGCATCTGAAACTCTAGGGTTCTTCCAGGTGGTTAACCATGGTGTGCCGTTGGAAGTGTTGGACTCGCTTAAAGTTACAGCGCACCAGTTTTTCGGTCAACCAGCGGAGAAGAAGGCTGTGTATCTCAAGGAAGTTAGCCCTAGTCCCCTGGTCAAGTATGGTACTAGCTTTATTCCTGAGAATGAGAAGGCTTTAGAGTGGAAAGACTTTCTTGGCATGATTTATACCAATGATGCAGATGCTCGTGAGTCTTGGCCTAATGACTGCAA GGAGGTAGTCCTCGAGTTCATAAAGACCTCGTCGGAGATGGCGCAAAAGCTACTACAAGCACTCATCGGGGACCTCGGGGTAAAACTAGACGACTCACGACTCCAGGAACTTACGGGTTTTAACTTGGTGAACCTGAACTTCTATCCAGCATGTCCTAACCCGGACCTAACCGTTGGCGTGGGGAGCCACTCAGATGCAGGCATTCTCACAGTGCTTCTACAAGATGGAATTGGTGGATTATACGTGAAAAAAGGTGATCAAAATGCACTACCGGGAAATGAGGTGTGGGTTGAGATTCCACCCATGCATGGTGCTTTGGTTATTAATGTTGGTGATTCActacag ATTTTAAGCAATGGAAGGTACAAAAGTGCAGAACACAGAGTGAGAACCACGGACGTCGAGTCAAGAGTGTCGGTCCCAAGATTCATCGCACCACTGCCCACAACAAGAATTGGACCGTTTCCTGAGCTGGTGGCTCGTGACGGGGTGGCTCGATATAAGGAGGTCATATATGGAGAGTACTTGAAAAACTACTTTGAAAAGTCTCTTGATGGAAAGAAGTCCCTTGATTTTGCATCTATTTGA